Proteins from a genomic interval of Shewanella seohaensis:
- a CDS encoding type I secretion system permease/ATPase produces MPVTASEKVEQWTISASQRVIVDPLLDCLVLLTEHFGNPCSSDSLAAGLPLSGAALTPDLVPQAASRAGLAAKLSRKGLNEISPILLPCILLLKDKKACILRELNLESDRAVIQLPETGGEEVLTIESLETLYVGYLFLVKQEYRGDMGFDVYLHDNKTHWLVQTLKDSAPIYRDALIASVLVNIFALVSPLFIMNVYDKVVPNLAFESLWVLAIGASIAYLFDLIMRQLRSYLIDVAGKKVDIIVSSRLFAKAIGIPLERRAPSIGGMAKQLGEFDNIREILTSATITTLVDLPFALFFLIIIYIVAGDLAVIPVVGGLIIIGFTLYTQPKLKAAIEEGNKFSSLKHGHLIESLSALESIKANGAEGIVQRSWQQMIGHSANWQLRSKKLSNSVSNMANFIVQFTVVCVVILGVYRVADNAISMGGIIAAVMLSSRAIAPMAQLAGLMTRANHTASALRQLNELMVQEDEFENKGHLVSKQRLMGKINADHVGFSYPGSEKPVLYPMTLTINPGERIAIIGRNGSGKSTLAKLLVGLFQPTTGSLRYDGVDSAQIHPSDLRRNFGYLPQDVTLFHGTIRDNILFGTRQVTEHQLIRAVQLSGVSQFTHLEAEGLDQQVGEGGMSLSRGQRQTVALARATLNDPPVLLMDEPTASLDARAEQQFIRSMQNVSKDRTLLLITHKMHLLQLVDRIIVLERGHVVADGPKAEVLEKLNFGLVTGGPKQ; encoded by the coding sequence GTGCCTGTTACAGCCTCAGAAAAAGTTGAGCAGTGGACTATTTCCGCTTCACAGCGGGTAATAGTCGACCCTCTACTTGATTGTTTAGTGTTGCTCACTGAACACTTTGGAAATCCATGCTCGAGTGATTCACTTGCGGCAGGTCTGCCCTTGTCTGGGGCAGCATTAACTCCCGATTTAGTACCGCAAGCGGCATCTCGTGCTGGATTAGCGGCAAAACTATCGCGCAAAGGGTTAAACGAAATATCCCCGATACTGCTGCCATGTATTTTGCTCTTAAAAGACAAGAAAGCCTGTATCCTGCGTGAACTCAACCTCGAGTCCGATAGAGCGGTTATCCAACTGCCTGAAACCGGCGGTGAAGAAGTGCTCACAATAGAGTCACTTGAAACCTTATATGTCGGCTATTTATTCCTTGTAAAACAGGAATACCGTGGCGATATGGGGTTCGACGTTTACTTACACGACAATAAAACCCACTGGTTAGTACAAACCTTAAAAGACTCCGCGCCCATTTATCGAGATGCGTTAATCGCTTCGGTGCTAGTCAACATCTTTGCGTTAGTCTCCCCGCTGTTCATCATGAATGTGTATGACAAGGTTGTGCCTAACCTAGCCTTCGAGTCCCTATGGGTATTAGCCATAGGTGCATCTATCGCTTACCTATTTGACTTAATCATGCGACAACTTCGAAGTTATTTGATTGATGTTGCAGGTAAAAAAGTCGACATCATAGTGTCATCTCGACTGTTTGCAAAAGCGATTGGTATCCCGCTTGAGCGGCGAGCACCGAGTATTGGCGGTATGGCCAAGCAGCTGGGTGAGTTTGATAATATTCGAGAAATTTTAACCTCGGCGACCATCACAACCTTGGTCGACTTACCATTTGCACTCTTCTTCCTCATCATCATCTACATTGTGGCGGGGGATTTAGCGGTTATTCCCGTGGTGGGTGGTTTGATTATTATCGGCTTTACGCTTTATACCCAACCTAAGCTAAAAGCAGCGATTGAAGAAGGTAATAAGTTCTCTAGCTTAAAACACGGTCATCTGATCGAAAGCCTCTCAGCTCTGGAATCAATTAAGGCCAACGGCGCCGAAGGGATTGTTCAGCGCAGCTGGCAGCAAATGATCGGCCATAGTGCTAACTGGCAATTGAGATCGAAAAAACTCTCTAACTCAGTCTCCAATATGGCTAACTTCATCGTGCAATTTACGGTTGTATGCGTAGTGATTTTAGGGGTATACCGAGTTGCTGATAATGCCATTTCCATGGGCGGTATTATTGCCGCAGTGATGTTATCGAGCCGAGCCATAGCACCGATGGCACAGCTAGCCGGTTTGATGACCCGCGCGAACCATACCGCTAGCGCACTGCGCCAGCTCAACGAACTAATGGTGCAAGAAGACGAATTCGAGAACAAGGGCCACCTCGTCAGCAAACAACGTTTGATGGGTAAAATCAACGCCGATCACGTGGGCTTTAGCTATCCCGGTTCAGAAAAACCTGTGCTCTACCCTATGACGCTCACCATCAATCCAGGTGAACGCATCGCTATTATTGGCCGCAATGGTTCGGGCAAAAGTACCTTAGCCAAACTCTTGGTTGGCCTATTTCAACCCACAACCGGAAGCCTGCGTTACGATGGCGTCGACTCGGCGCAAATTCATCCTAGCGATCTGCGCCGTAACTTTGGCTATCTGCCGCAGGACGTCACCCTTTTCCATGGCACTATCAGAGATAACATTCTATTCGGTACTCGCCAAGTGACCGAGCATCAACTGATCCGTGCAGTCCAACTGTCCGGTGTTAGCCAGTTCACTCACTTAGAAGCAGAGGGTCTGGATCAGCAGGTGGGCGAAGGCGGCATGTCACTGAGCCGCGGTCAAAGACAAACCGTTGCCCTTGCCCGTGCCACACTTAACGATCCACCAGTACTGTTAATGGATGAACCCACAGCCAGTTTGGATGCGCGTGCCGAGCAGCAATTTATTCGCTCTATGCAAAATGTCAGTAAGGACAGAACCTTACTGCTGATCACTCACAAAATGCATTTATTACAACTGGTTGACAGAATTATTGTGCTGGAACGTGGCCATGTGGTTGCCGACGGTCCTAAAGCCGAAGTGTTAGAAAAGCTCAATTTTGGCCTAGTGACTGGAGGCCCTAAACAATGA
- a CDS encoding HlyD family type I secretion periplasmic adaptor subunit → MSKNLTANDLDMVDDVYGAMMTDAPSGHRLIIWALAAMVVCFLLWAGFAKLDKVTTGSGKVIPSSQVQVIQSLDGGIMQELYVREGDVVTKGQPLVRIDDTRFRSDFAQQEQEVFGLKTNAIRMRAELDSILISDMTSDWREQVKVTKKALVFPESLIEAEPALVKRQQEEYNGRLDNLSNQLEILVRQIQQRQQEIDDLASKTTTLTTSMQLISRELELTRPLAKKGIVPEVELLKLERAVNDAQGELNSLRLLRPKLKAALDEAILKRREAVFVYAADLRAQLNETQTRLSRMNEAQVGAQDKVSKAIITSPVNGTIKSVHINTLGGVVQPGVDIVEIVPSEDQLLIETKILPKDIAFLHTGLPAVVKVTAYDFTRYGGLKGTVEHISADTSQDDEGNSFYLIKVRTEESSLVKDDGTQMPIIPGMLTTVDVITGQRSILEYILNPILRAKDTALRER, encoded by the coding sequence ATGAGTAAAAATCTAACCGCAAACGATTTGGACATGGTGGATGACGTTTATGGCGCCATGATGACGGATGCCCCCAGTGGGCACAGACTCATTATTTGGGCCTTGGCTGCTATGGTTGTCTGCTTCTTGTTATGGGCAGGCTTTGCCAAGTTGGATAAAGTCACCACGGGTTCGGGTAAGGTCATTCCCTCTTCGCAAGTGCAAGTGATCCAGAGCCTCGATGGCGGCATCATGCAGGAGCTGTATGTGCGAGAAGGCGATGTCGTCACTAAAGGCCAACCTTTGGTTCGCATCGATGACACACGTTTTCGCTCCGACTTTGCTCAACAAGAGCAAGAGGTTTTTGGTTTAAAAACCAATGCCATCCGTATGCGTGCCGAGCTAGACAGCATATTGATCTCAGACATGACCTCAGACTGGCGCGAACAAGTTAAAGTCACCAAGAAAGCCCTAGTCTTTCCTGAAAGCCTAATCGAGGCTGAGCCAGCGCTAGTGAAAAGACAGCAAGAAGAATACAACGGCCGCTTAGACAACCTGAGTAACCAATTGGAGATTTTGGTACGTCAAATCCAGCAAAGACAGCAGGAAATTGATGATCTCGCCTCAAAAACCACCACCCTAACGACCAGTATGCAGTTGATTTCGAGGGAACTCGAACTCACTCGGCCACTCGCCAAAAAAGGCATAGTGCCCGAAGTCGAATTACTCAAGCTTGAGCGTGCCGTTAATGATGCCCAAGGAGAGCTAAACTCCTTACGATTACTCAGACCTAAGCTGAAGGCCGCATTAGACGAAGCGATTCTTAAGCGCCGTGAAGCCGTATTCGTTTATGCCGCCGATCTTCGCGCGCAGCTTAACGAAACCCAAACACGCTTATCACGTATGAACGAGGCTCAAGTGGGTGCGCAGGATAAAGTGAGTAAAGCAATTATTACTTCCCCTGTTAACGGTACCATCAAGTCTGTGCATATCAATACCTTAGGAGGTGTTGTTCAGCCTGGTGTCGATATCGTGGAAATCGTTCCCTCAGAGGACCAACTGCTGATTGAAACCAAAATCCTACCAAAAGATATTGCGTTTCTGCACACAGGATTGCCCGCGGTCGTCAAAGTCACGGCCTACGATTTTACTCGTTACGGCGGCCTAAAAGGTACAGTCGAGCATATTAGTGCCGATACTTCACAGGACGATGAAGGAAATAGCTTCTACCTTATAAAGGTAAGAACAGAAGAATCCAGTTTAGTAAAAGACGATGGCACACAGATGCCAATTATTCCGGGAATGTTAACGACCGTTGACGTTATCACCGGACAAAGATCCATTCTTGAGTACATTTTAAATCCAATTTTAAGGGCTAAGGATACCGCGCTCAGAGAGCGTTAA
- a CDS encoding TolC family outer membrane protein has translation MKTSVRQQFQCSKLAIVLSVILLPLSAHSQTLEQAVAHTLDTNPDLRVAFNRFKAREEQVNQAIAGYMPTIDVTGGYGYEQTDSVSTRRRPNVGDVDSKGVAELNRGEFGVSLKQMLFDGFYTSSEVDRYSFEASADQWALLAAAEDMALDVSKVYLNYLRTDEVLKLAEKNLNSHKDIYEQIKQRTDSGLGSTADLSQITGRLARANANVISARNNLLDAKAQFIRVIAADPVDLIQPVPDADLLPKDLNSGLADAQENHPILKSAANDIRAAENERSSVQASYYPQVSLELNGNWNNDVGGEDGVSALASQNVGGYNNDLVAMVRVRYNLFAGGKDLAREKETAYKLGEAKEIRQRAQREVVEGVNLAWNAYEMLAPQKQYIRDHVMAAKDTQSAYAQQFNLGQRSLLDLLDTENELFEARKDYLQAEYDEIIAKYRVLNSTGRLLDSLKVTRPEAWRGERNYEGGANQ, from the coding sequence ATGAAGACTTCAGTTAGACAACAATTTCAATGTTCAAAACTAGCGATTGTATTATCAGTTATCCTGTTACCGCTATCGGCTCACAGCCAAACGCTCGAACAAGCGGTAGCACATACACTTGATACAAATCCTGACTTGCGCGTTGCGTTTAACCGCTTCAAGGCCAGAGAAGAGCAAGTGAATCAAGCGATTGCGGGCTATATGCCAACAATTGATGTCACTGGTGGCTATGGCTATGAACAAACCGACAGTGTATCGACTCGTCGACGCCCGAATGTGGGTGATGTTGATAGCAAAGGAGTTGCTGAACTCAACCGTGGTGAGTTTGGTGTGAGCTTAAAGCAAATGCTATTTGATGGCTTTTATACCAGCAGTGAAGTTGATCGTTACAGCTTTGAAGCCAGCGCAGACCAGTGGGCGCTTCTTGCCGCAGCAGAAGACATGGCACTTGATGTCAGTAAGGTCTACCTCAACTATCTGCGCACCGATGAAGTGCTCAAATTGGCTGAGAAAAACCTCAACAGCCACAAAGATATTTATGAGCAAATCAAACAGCGTACCGATTCAGGTTTAGGTTCGACGGCAGATCTCTCGCAAATCACTGGCCGTCTTGCACGTGCCAATGCAAACGTGATTTCTGCACGTAATAATCTGCTCGATGCCAAAGCACAATTTATTCGTGTGATTGCGGCCGATCCTGTTGATTTGATCCAACCCGTACCGGATGCAGACTTACTGCCGAAAGATCTTAACTCGGGTCTTGCCGACGCGCAGGAAAACCACCCGATTTTAAAATCCGCAGCCAATGATATTCGTGCTGCCGAGAACGAACGTTCGTCGGTGCAAGCCAGTTATTATCCACAAGTCTCATTAGAGTTAAACGGTAACTGGAACAACGATGTGGGCGGTGAAGACGGCGTTAGCGCGTTAGCCAGCCAAAACGTTGGCGGTTACAACAACGATCTGGTTGCTATGGTGAGAGTGAGATACAACCTGTTCGCAGGCGGTAAAGACCTCGCCCGCGAAAAAGAAACGGCCTACAAGTTAGGTGAAGCCAAAGAAATCCGTCAACGCGCGCAGCGTGAAGTGGTTGAAGGCGTGAACTTGGCGTGGAACGCCTATGAAATGCTGGCCCCACAGAAGCAATATATCCGCGACCATGTGATGGCAGCAAAAGACACCCAATCTGCTTATGCCCAACAGTTTAACTTGGGCCAACGCAGCTTACTCGACTTACTCGATACCGAAAACGAGCTGTTTGAGGCACGTAAAGATTACTTACAAGCCGAATACGATGAAATCATTGCAAAATATCGCGTACTCAACTCTACTGGACGTTTACTTGACTCCTTAAAAGTTACTCGCCCAGAAGCATGGCGTGGTGAGCGCAACTACGAGGGAGGAGCCAACCAATGA
- a CDS encoding OmpA family protein, translated as MKTLILFMSVALLAGCSMRDTVNIEEMTTTQAYDLSDKDGDGVIEARERCNDTAKGAGTDNYGCGQVKAINERKEINVLFPNDSAYIAPEYYPQIEEIAMFLHQYPTTKVTIEGHTSRTGTDERNAVLSQERADAVTAVLADRFSIDRSRLTAIGYGSSRPLVLEHTPDAETRNRRVVAEVTGDDTTTDMKWTIYSVDEPTK; from the coding sequence ATGAAAACCCTAATTCTATTTATGAGCGTGGCGCTTTTAGCTGGTTGTTCCATGCGGGATACAGTTAATATTGAAGAAATGACCACGACTCAGGCCTATGATCTGTCCGACAAGGACGGGGATGGCGTCATTGAAGCACGTGAGCGTTGCAACGACACCGCCAAAGGGGCAGGTACGGATAATTATGGTTGCGGTCAAGTAAAAGCAATTAATGAGCGTAAGGAAATCAATGTATTGTTTCCAAACGACTCAGCTTATATTGCACCAGAGTACTATCCACAGATTGAAGAAATTGCGATGTTTTTACATCAATATCCCACGACTAAAGTGACCATCGAAGGTCACACTAGCCGCACTGGGACAGATGAAAGAAACGCCGTACTTTCTCAAGAACGTGCTGATGCCGTAACAGCTGTGCTAGCAGACCGCTTCAGTATCGACAGATCTCGACTCACAGCCATTGGATACGGCTCTAGCCGTCCATTGGTACTCGAGCATACGCCTGATGCTGAAACCCGTAACCGCCGCGTAGTCGCGGAAGTGACCGGTGATGATACGACGACAGATATGAAATGGACGATTTACTCTGTCGATGAACCCACTAAATAA
- a CDS encoding sensor domain-containing diguanylate cyclase, whose translation MFRDEDGTTPPRAHEVERLKKRLNRLKYLAHKYKRAEVVQNALLELSHIATQVPSLEEFYLGVHHHLKQLISADNFFIATLDVNSGDISVPFFADEKDAHPAQLYPGQSLSTLLQQGLTGYVFRTGETVLCDETKVDELVQAGEIVNLGSPCHLWLGVPIKHEGIVTAVLVVQTYDTNVSYGDIEVELMTFICHHIAGVMERLKHQEQLEQAIQQRTKELSQAYDKLKQEVYERRRAERLQKSLFEIAELASSGSDNPDFYAQLHNVIRHLIPANNCYIALLNEEGTHLTFPFYVSQLGNQHPGSRPLQDGLTEYVLKHKRPLLLDQNDINDLITSGELYAKAPALNHTQTMHQWIGIPLFIHDEVRGALTIYSFSMTQNYQTKDLELLTFVSQHIGAAIEKKLTAESLRRSYEELEEKVAARTTALAELNKDLEKEIRQRRNMEAKLVHDAKHDALTGLPNRAMFMERLNQAIKHVRRHSLEQFALLFIDLDRFKQINDTMGHLEGDRFLIETATRLRACIRSNDTLARLGGDEFVILLDSINGINDARDVAERVIQKISLSYTLGAIEFHSGASIGITISGNKLNTSESMLRNADTAMYQAKANGKGCYVIFDDSASQQKMQDIAFENDFKQALQTGELQLQFWPIVDLQTLQTQALECRLTWEHPQWGTIPQEILSQLAEQANLMVELDKYTISLLDKSYHQLLASQGDKVELHLMLSSQHLKHKHALRGLKNALKQTKLALPQLWLFFNEKALVLETENHINGFELLKKLDVNLGISHYGSGHSSLNSLLFLSIKGLKLDANITKQLQDEQHIKLMSAYQKAASTLDLQTFVDGIQSAEQIKIFHALGYRFGQGGALASPFLLSDTTQQVCA comes from the coding sequence ATGTTTAGGGATGAAGATGGAACTACCCCGCCTCGAGCTCATGAGGTTGAACGCTTAAAAAAGAGACTTAATCGCCTCAAATATTTGGCGCATAAGTATAAGCGTGCCGAAGTCGTTCAAAATGCGTTACTCGAATTATCCCATATTGCGACTCAGGTTCCCTCCCTCGAAGAGTTCTATCTAGGTGTGCATCACCACCTAAAGCAACTGATCTCTGCCGATAATTTTTTTATTGCCACTCTAGATGTGAATAGCGGGGACATTTCGGTACCCTTCTTCGCCGATGAAAAAGACGCCCACCCCGCCCAACTCTATCCCGGGCAATCGCTATCCACCCTGCTACAACAGGGCTTAACAGGCTATGTCTTTCGCACTGGTGAAACCGTATTGTGCGATGAGACTAAAGTGGACGAGCTGGTTCAAGCGGGCGAGATAGTCAATCTCGGCTCGCCTTGTCACCTATGGCTAGGCGTCCCCATAAAACATGAAGGCATAGTGACCGCGGTACTCGTAGTGCAAACCTATGATACCAACGTGAGTTACGGCGATATCGAGGTCGAGTTAATGACCTTTATTTGCCATCACATTGCCGGCGTGATGGAAAGGCTTAAACATCAAGAACAACTAGAACAAGCCATTCAGCAACGCACTAAGGAACTCAGCCAAGCCTACGATAAACTCAAGCAAGAAGTGTATGAGCGCCGCAGAGCCGAGCGGTTACAAAAGTCGTTATTTGAGATTGCTGAGCTTGCAAGCTCAGGCTCAGATAACCCTGACTTCTATGCCCAACTGCATAATGTGATTCGCCATCTTATCCCAGCCAATAACTGTTATATCGCTCTGCTGAATGAAGAAGGCACTCACTTAACCTTCCCGTTTTACGTGTCGCAATTAGGTAACCAACATCCAGGTTCAAGACCCTTGCAGGATGGGTTGACCGAGTATGTGCTTAAACATAAGCGCCCATTATTACTCGACCAAAATGATATCAATGACTTAATCACCTCTGGCGAACTTTACGCTAAAGCCCCCGCACTAAACCACACCCAAACAATGCATCAATGGATAGGTATTCCACTGTTTATCCATGATGAAGTGCGTGGCGCCTTGACCATCTACAGCTTCAGCATGACCCAAAACTACCAAACTAAAGATTTGGAATTGCTGACTTTTGTGTCCCAGCATATCGGCGCAGCCATCGAGAAAAAGCTAACGGCAGAATCTTTGCGCCGCAGCTATGAAGAATTAGAAGAAAAAGTCGCGGCACGTACCACTGCTCTTGCCGAGTTGAATAAGGATCTTGAAAAAGAAATCCGCCAACGCCGCAATATGGAAGCCAAGCTAGTCCATGATGCCAAGCACGATGCGCTCACAGGGCTGCCAAATCGCGCCATGTTTATGGAGCGACTCAACCAAGCCATAAAGCACGTGCGGCGCCATAGCCTAGAGCAGTTTGCCCTGCTCTTTATCGACCTCGACCGCTTTAAGCAAATCAACGACACTATGGGGCATTTAGAGGGGGACAGGTTCTTAATTGAAACCGCAACCCGCCTACGCGCCTGTATTCGCAGTAACGATACCTTAGCCAGACTCGGTGGCGATGAGTTTGTCATCCTGCTCGATAGCATTAATGGTATTAACGATGCCCGTGATGTTGCCGAGCGAGTAATTCAAAAAATCTCACTCTCCTATACCTTAGGGGCAATCGAGTTTCATTCAGGTGCCAGTATTGGCATCACCATCAGCGGCAATAAGCTGAATACCAGTGAATCCATGCTGCGCAATGCCGACACCGCCATGTACCAAGCCAAGGCGAATGGCAAAGGCTGTTATGTTATCTTCGACGATAGCGCCTCCCAGCAAAAGATGCAGGACATTGCCTTCGAGAATGATTTTAAGCAGGCTTTACAAACCGGTGAGTTACAACTGCAGTTTTGGCCGATTGTCGATTTACAGACACTGCAAACCCAAGCTTTAGAATGCCGTTTGACATGGGAACATCCACAGTGGGGCACCATTCCACAGGAGATCCTCAGCCAGTTAGCCGAACAAGCGAACCTGATGGTCGAATTGGATAAGTATACGATTAGCTTGCTGGATAAGAGTTATCATCAACTTCTTGCCAGCCAAGGCGATAAAGTCGAATTACACCTTATGCTATCGAGCCAACATCTAAAGCATAAGCACGCGCTGCGTGGACTCAAAAACGCCCTAAAGCAGACTAAGCTTGCGCTGCCACAGCTATGGCTGTTTTTTAATGAAAAGGCCTTAGTGCTGGAAACAGAGAATCACATTAATGGCTTTGAGTTGTTGAAAAAGCTGGACGTGAACTTGGGGATCAGCCACTACGGCAGTGGCCACAGCTCATTAAATAGCTTGTTATTCTTATCCATTAAGGGTTTAAAGCTCGATGCCAACATCACTAAACAATTGCAGGATGAGCAACATATTAAGCTGATGTCAGCTTACCAGAAAGCGGCTTCGACCTTAGACTTACAAACCTTTGTCGACGGAATACAATCCGCAGAGCAGATAAAAATCTTCCACGCATTAGGTTATCGCTTTGGCCAAGGCGGTGCCTTAGCCTCACCTTTTTTATTGTCAGACACCACACAACAGGTTTGTGCCTGA